The following are from one region of the Gloeomargarita lithophora Alchichica-D10 genome:
- a CDS encoding DUF3368 domain-containing protein: protein MIVISDTSAITNLAVIDQLKLLPLLYGQVIIPEAVYRELVDIDPPVPGGVEVQIATWLEVKLIKNREVVERLQSEVRLDTGESEAIALALEIGADLLLIDERRGRTEANRLGIKITGLLGILVEAKRKGLIVAVKPLMDALIATSEFRVSSALYNQILNIVNES, encoded by the coding sequence GTGATTGTCATTAGCGACACATCAGCAATCACGAATTTGGCAGTAATAGACCAGTTAAAGCTCTTACCTCTCCTGTATGGGCAAGTCATAATTCCAGAGGCAGTATATCGTGAACTTGTAGATATTGATCCACCCGTTCCAGGAGGTGTCGAAGTTCAAATAGCTACTTGGTTAGAGGTCAAATTAATCAAGAACCGTGAGGTTGTTGAACGCCTTCAAAGCGAGGTGAGATTAGATACTGGAGAGTCGGAAGCAATTGCGTTAGCTTTGGAAATCGGAGCAGATTTACTGCTAATTGATGAGCGTCGTGGCAGAACAGAAGCTAACCGCTTGGGGATCAAAATTACTGGGCTACTGGGTATTTTGGTTGAGGCAAAACGGAAAGGTCTCATTGTGGCTGTGAAACCTTTGATGGATGCTTTGATTGCTACCTCAGAGTTTCGAGTATCTTCAGCTCTATACAATCAAATTTTGAATATAGTCAACGAAAGTTAG
- a CDS encoding ABC transporter ATP-binding protein translates to MNYWRNRIKQRVKQPAYRLVLSVINKYRLRLLFTFLLSTGVAFLEGSTYVLIYFALSVLGDAQIRLPLVGDWLNNQPKLEIVAVLVGVALAFQVLQSALKYASNLVSSYLGTRIGIYLMQKQFGRVLGFSYPCVSRYRYGELLDYINSGGTVSMLIQTWNRLILSMLLALAYLTVLVWISPILLFATLVVSVGLVLIQRQVIPKIEKISRQLANDSVQAGSFVVESVQALRLVYSFHRQRQILEQLHRLQLDLLKLNDRQTAWNALPQPLSQVLVTSVLGVMLLTSLWVLSQDRPLNLILPALATFISAYNRFANQGQLVANTFTGLAAAFGNITRLNEFLSNEDKEFLRTEGTAFTGVARDIRFEGVTLHYPNTAAPAVIDLSFTLPAGQVTALVGASGAGKSSVADLLIALYEPSQGRILVDGIDRRELALPDWWHQLGVVSQDNFVFNATIYENIRFGRLTATDAEVEQAAQAAYASEFIERLPQQYETLVGERGYRLSGGQRQRLALARAILRQPSILILDEATSALDSESEALVQKALYEFQQNRTVLVIAHRLSTIRNADQILVMEQGRLVEQGSHGELLRQAGRYANYWHLQVAGQSPVPLG, encoded by the coding sequence ATGAATTACTGGCGTAATCGCATTAAGCAACGGGTCAAACAACCGGCCTATCGTTTGGTGCTGAGTGTTATTAATAAATACCGCCTGCGGTTGCTGTTTACTTTTTTGCTCAGCACCGGGGTAGCGTTTTTAGAAGGTTCAACCTATGTGTTGATCTACTTTGCCCTGAGTGTGTTGGGGGATGCCCAAATCCGCCTGCCCCTGGTGGGGGATTGGTTAAATAATCAGCCTAAATTAGAGATTGTAGCGGTTTTGGTCGGGGTGGCTTTGGCTTTTCAAGTGTTGCAAAGTGCCCTGAAATACGCCAGTAATTTGGTGAGTAGTTATCTGGGTACCCGGATCGGTATTTATCTGATGCAAAAACAATTTGGGCGGGTTTTAGGTTTTAGTTATCCCTGTGTCAGCCGCTATCGCTATGGGGAGTTGTTGGACTATATCAACTCCGGCGGCACGGTCAGTATGCTGATCCAAACCTGGAATCGCTTGATTTTGTCTATGCTTTTAGCCCTGGCTTATCTAACGGTTTTGGTGTGGATTTCGCCGATTTTGTTATTCGCCACCTTGGTCGTGTCGGTGGGCTTGGTGCTAATTCAACGCCAGGTGATTCCCAAAATTGAAAAAATCTCCCGTCAACTGGCCAACGATAGTGTGCAGGCCGGGAGTTTTGTGGTGGAAAGTGTGCAGGCGTTGCGCCTGGTTTATAGTTTCCATCGCCAACGGCAGATTTTAGAACAATTGCACCGTCTGCAACTGGATTTGCTCAAACTCAATGACCGGCAAACCGCCTGGAATGCCCTGCCGCAACCCCTTTCCCAGGTGTTGGTCACCAGCGTGTTGGGGGTGATGTTGCTCACCAGTTTGTGGGTACTCAGTCAAGACCGCCCCTTGAATTTAATTTTGCCCGCCCTCGCCACATTCATTTCCGCCTACAATCGCTTTGCCAACCAGGGGCAATTGGTTGCCAATACCTTCACCGGCTTGGCGGCGGCGTTTGGGAATATCACCCGCTTGAATGAGTTTCTGAGTAACGAGGATAAGGAGTTTTTACGCACGGAGGGGACTGCCTTTACGGGGGTGGCGCGGGATATTCGCTTTGAGGGGGTGACCCTGCACTATCCCAACACGGCGGCTCCGGCGGTAATTGACCTCAGTTTTACCCTACCGGCGGGGCAGGTGACGGCTCTGGTAGGGGCTTCTGGGGCGGGAAAATCCTCGGTGGCCGACCTGCTGATTGCCCTGTATGAACCCAGCCAGGGGCGGATTCTGGTGGATGGAATTGACCGGCGGGAGCTAGCTTTGCCGGACTGGTGGCACCAGTTGGGGGTGGTGAGTCAGGATAATTTTGTTTTTAATGCCACTATTTACGAAAATATTCGCTTTGGGCGGTTGACGGCGACGGATGCCGAGGTGGAACAGGCGGCGCAGGCGGCCTATGCGTCAGAATTTATCGAACGGTTGCCGCAACAGTACGAGACTCTGGTGGGGGAGCGGGGCTACCGGCTTTCCGGGGGGCAGCGGCAAAGATTAGCCCTGGCGCGGGCGATTTTGCGCCAGCCCAGTATTTTAATTTTGGATGAGGCGACTTCCGCTTTGGATTCCGAGTCGGAAGCCCTGGTGCAAAAAGCCCTATACGAATTTCAACAAAACCGCACGGTCTTGGTGATTGCCCACCGATTGTCCACGATTCGCAACGCTGACCAAATCCTGGTGATGGAACAGGGTCGCTTGGTGGAGCAGGGCAGTCATGGGGAATTACTGCGCCAAGCGGGTCGCTATGCCAACTACTGGCACCTCCAGGTGGCGGGACAAAGCCCAGTGCCCCTGGGGTAG
- a CDS encoding 2-oxoisovalerate dehydrogenase produces YFAQALGESIFTQADDLETLRSMVKDAVECHFFDLENRPQLIRLHIVRDEVFAL; encoded by the coding sequence ATATTTTGCTCAAGCCTTGGGAGAGTCTATCTTTACCCAAGCTGACGACTTAGAAACCCTGCGTTCTATGGTAAAAGATGCTGTGGAGTGCCATTTTTTTGATTTAGAAAACCGACCTCAATTAATTCGGCTACATATTGTTAGAGATGAGGTTTTTGCATTATGA
- a CDS encoding single-stranded DNA-binding protein → MTWATVTVCGYVAAKPTIRHFERGTVLCSFPVYVNRRKTEGDEVPPLKFQVEIWGNQAETAMNLLDKGARTTVTGRLDEDHYTDKEGQPATALKIRFAEVLDYGVKPAEEPAPASA, encoded by the coding sequence ATGACCTGGGCGACGGTAACGGTCTGTGGTTACGTGGCGGCAAAACCCACGATTCGGCATTTCGAGCGGGGCACAGTGTTGTGTAGTTTCCCGGTGTATGTGAATCGCCGCAAAACCGAAGGAGACGAAGTACCCCCATTGAAATTTCAGGTGGAAATTTGGGGTAATCAAGCGGAAACGGCCATGAATTTGTTGGATAAAGGGGCACGGACAACGGTGACGGGTCGCCTGGATGAAGACCATTACACGGACAAAGAGGGGCAACCGGCCACGGCTCTGAAAATCCGGTTTGCGGAAGTCCTGGATTATGGGGTCAAACCGGCGGAGGAACCGGCACCGGCGAGTGCATGA
- a CDS encoding ParE family toxin-like protein, protein MRHLTLPRFWKHYQELPEEVRKLADKNYEILIANPFHPSLHFKKVGRTRQLWSVRVGESYRALGAEKSEGIVWFWIGTHEDYDKILRKTT, encoded by the coding sequence GTGAGGCATTTGACCCTCCCCCGATTCTGGAAGCACTATCAGGAATTACCAGAAGAGGTAAGGAAGCTGGCGGATAAAAATTATGAAATTTTAATTGCAAACCCATTTCATCCTTCTTTGCATTTTAAGAAAGTTGGCAGAACTCGTCAGCTATGGTCAGTTAGAGTTGGAGAGAGCTATCGGGCGTTAGGAGCAGAAAAGTCAGAAGGAATTGTTTGGTTTTGGATAGGAACCCATGAAGATTATGACAAAATTCTTAGAAAGACCACATAA
- a CDS encoding urease accessory protein UreH domain-containing protein, whose amino-acid sequence MPTGAQVGLIFALGFLGSFGHCAGMCGPLVLGVALGQKHQPWGQRLTHQLSLHLGRVLTYSLVGAGLGQAGSLLVAGGQLAGVGSGLRQGVTVAIGVLLIYSGWQKQAPGWLRWGWHPQGALPQNPLLLGLGWGLIPCGFLYVAQLQAVATLNPLGGALVMLAFGLGTVPVLLGLGLWLSRVGSERGDQLSRWAGGLTMVMGGLMLLRTDGMVDITGTGSFLLLGLTLLARPLHRWWPGLRPLRRELGVGAFVLAVIHTLHMVEHGLQWDVTGVLFLPVRPFWGMILGTGAVGLMLPLAVTSTDGWRQRLGQRWHQLHRLVTGIWLLAAGHISLLMGQRWGVMRNGVFILGVIFVLLLRQSWWGRWWPQEAGDEPADSGH is encoded by the coding sequence GTGCCGACGGGGGCGCAAGTTGGGTTGATTTTTGCCCTGGGATTTTTGGGTAGTTTCGGCCATTGTGCGGGGATGTGTGGCCCGTTGGTGTTGGGGGTGGCGCTGGGGCAAAAACACCAGCCCTGGGGACAACGGTTGACCCACCAGTTAAGCCTACACCTGGGGCGGGTATTGACCTACAGCTTGGTGGGGGCGGGGTTGGGACAGGCGGGTTCCCTGCTGGTCGCCGGGGGGCAGTTGGCGGGGGTGGGCAGTGGCCTGCGCCAGGGGGTAACGGTGGCGATTGGCGTGTTATTGATTTACAGCGGTTGGCAAAAACAAGCACCGGGCTGGTTGCGGTGGGGGTGGCATCCCCAGGGGGCTTTGCCCCAAAATCCCCTGCTGTTGGGGTTGGGCTGGGGTTTGATTCCCTGTGGTTTTTTGTATGTGGCGCAACTCCAGGCGGTGGCGACCCTGAACCCCCTGGGTGGGGCTTTGGTCATGCTGGCGTTTGGATTGGGAACGGTGCCGGTGTTGTTGGGTTTGGGGCTGTGGTTGAGCCGGGTGGGTAGCGAGCGGGGTGACCAACTCAGCCGCTGGGCGGGCGGGTTAACCATGGTCATGGGCGGCTTGATGCTCCTACGCACCGATGGCATGGTGGACATCACCGGCACGGGCAGTTTTTTGCTCCTGGGGTTGACCTTGCTGGCGCGGCCTTTACACCGGTGGTGGCCGGGATTGCGCCCCCTGCGCCGGGAATTGGGGGTGGGGGCGTTTGTCCTGGCGGTGATCCATACCCTGCACATGGTGGAACATGGCTTGCAGTGGGATGTGACGGGGGTTTTATTTTTGCCTGTGCGCCCGTTTTGGGGCATGATTTTGGGGACTGGGGCGGTGGGGTTGATGCTCCCTTTGGCGGTGACCAGTACGGATGGCTGGCGCCAACGGTTGGGACAAAGATGGCACCAACTGCATCGTTTAGTGACAGGAATATGGTTGCTGGCGGCGGGGCATATTAGTTTGTTAATGGGTCAGCGGTGGGGAGTTATGCGCAACGGTGTATTTATTTTGGGGGTAATTTTTGTATTATTACTGCGACAATCCTGGTGGGGGCGTTGGTGGCCGCAGGAGGCGGGGGATGAACCGGCTGATTCTGGGCATTAG
- a CDS encoding CobW family GTP-binding protein has protein sequence MIATADCTTVPVTVLTGYLGAGKTTLLNRILTYEHGKKVAVIVNEFGEVGIDNQLVVDADEEIFEMNNGCICCTVRGDLIRIIGNLMKRRDKFDHLVIETTGLADPAPVIQTFFMDDEVQTQTHLDAVVTVVDAKHIWQHWEADEAIEQIAFADVILLNKTDLVTVAELTELEQRIRGMNAIAKLYRTRDAQIEMDALLGIRAFDLSNALQIDPKFLNETAHEHDETVRSIALVESGAVDGEALHRWLGELLREQGADIFRMKGILNIAGEDCRFVFQGVHMLFDVRQDRPWKANETRKNELVFIGRNLEHMNLPARFQSCLIAG, from the coding sequence ATGATTGCTACTGCTGATTGCACAACGGTGCCAGTGACTGTGCTGACGGGCTATCTGGGCGCCGGGAAAACCACCCTGTTGAATCGCATCCTTACCTACGAACATGGCAAGAAAGTTGCGGTGATCGTCAATGAATTTGGCGAAGTGGGGATTGACAACCAGTTGGTGGTGGATGCGGATGAAGAAATTTTTGAGATGAACAATGGTTGTATCTGTTGTACAGTCCGAGGCGATTTGATTCGCATCATTGGCAACTTGATGAAGCGCCGGGACAAGTTTGACCATCTGGTGATTGAAACCACGGGACTGGCTGATCCGGCTCCCGTTATTCAAACATTTTTTATGGACGATGAGGTGCAGACCCAAACCCATCTGGATGCGGTGGTAACTGTGGTAGATGCAAAACATATCTGGCAACATTGGGAGGCCGATGAGGCGATTGAGCAGATTGCCTTTGCTGATGTGATTTTGCTTAATAAAACGGATTTGGTCACGGTTGCTGAATTGACAGAACTAGAACAGCGGATTCGGGGCATGAATGCGATCGCAAAACTCTACCGCACCCGTGATGCCCAAATCGAAATGGATGCACTGCTGGGCATTCGGGCATTTGACCTCAGCAACGCACTGCAAATTGACCCTAAATTCCTCAATGAAACCGCCCATGAACACGATGAAACCGTGCGATCGATTGCCCTAGTGGAATCTGGTGCAGTTGATGGCGAAGCCTTGCATCGCTGGCTCGGCGAACTATTACGAGAGCAAGGAGCGGATATTTTTCGCATGAAAGGCATTCTCAATATTGCGGGTGAAGACTGCCGCTTTGTGTTTCAGGGTGTTCACATGCTGTTTGATGTCCGTCAGGATCGTCCTTGGAAAGCGAATGAAACCCGCAAAAATGAATTGGTGTTTATTGGTCGCAATCTGGAACACATGAATTTACCCGCAAGGTTTCAGTCATGTTTGATCGCCGGATGA
- a CDS encoding WD40 repeat domain-containing protein has product MPRANTQDLLQLSWQGILSDYVTALAWTPNGTLLAACSACGEVVLFDARTGTPTILQQEQGQSVDVLSISCDGKFLAAAGQSGTVKIWQIAGKSPDLLTQLEQARVWVDRLQWNPRHPELAFSVGRYVQVWDARTQTVITTLNLETSSVLDLAWHPQGEQLSVSGNQSVKTWHRQDWDDDPIVYKIGGASVTIAWSPNGTYLASGNNDRTLLVWEQGNPYPWQMQGFPGKVRQLAWSTPITKAGAPILASISAEGIVSWTKDADPSIGWNAQVLNQHRGRVTAIGFQPKSLLLASTAEDGQICLWNKAKQIAQILQGLCKGFSNLSWNFQGTTLATGGQQGEVVIWKQQTRGKGFS; this is encoded by the coding sequence ATGCCAAGGGCTAACACTCAAGACTTGCTACAACTGTCGTGGCAGGGGATATTGTCCGACTATGTAACGGCGCTCGCTTGGACTCCGAATGGCACGCTCCTAGCCGCTTGCTCTGCCTGTGGGGAAGTCGTGTTGTTTGATGCCAGAACTGGAACGCCCACGATATTGCAACAGGAGCAAGGGCAGTCTGTAGATGTGCTGTCAATTTCCTGTGATGGCAAGTTTTTGGCAGCCGCAGGTCAGTCGGGAACGGTGAAAATCTGGCAGATTGCGGGGAAATCGCCCGATCTCCTCACACAACTGGAACAGGCTCGTGTATGGGTCGATCGACTGCAATGGAATCCCCGTCACCCAGAGTTAGCCTTTAGTGTAGGGCGTTACGTCCAAGTGTGGGATGCCCGAACGCAAACGGTGATCACGACCCTTAACTTGGAAACTTCGTCGGTCTTAGACCTGGCGTGGCATCCTCAGGGTGAACAGCTTTCGGTCAGTGGCAACCAGAGCGTCAAAACTTGGCATCGTCAAGACTGGGATGATGATCCAATCGTTTATAAGATTGGGGGAGCCAGTGTGACGATTGCCTGGTCACCCAACGGTACTTACCTGGCATCGGGCAATAACGATCGCACCCTATTGGTGTGGGAACAGGGCAATCCCTATCCCTGGCAAATGCAAGGATTTCCGGGAAAAGTCCGGCAACTTGCCTGGTCAACACCCATCACAAAAGCAGGTGCTCCGATCTTGGCATCCATTAGTGCTGAAGGGATTGTGAGTTGGACAAAAGATGCTGATCCATCCATCGGTTGGAATGCTCAGGTACTCAATCAACATCGTGGCAGGGTGACGGCGATTGGCTTTCAACCCAAGTCGTTGCTGTTAGCCTCTACCGCAGAAGATGGCCAAATATGCTTGTGGAATAAGGCTAAGCAAATTGCTCAAATTCTTCAGGGTTTATGCAAAGGATTTTCTAATCTGTCATGGAATTTTCAAGGAACCACACTTGCAACCGGTGGGCAACAGGGAGAAGTGGTGATCTGGAAACAGCAAACGCGAGGTAAAGGTTTTAGCTAA
- the ribD gene encoding bifunctional diaminohydroxyphosphoribosylaminopyrimidine deaminase/5-amino-6-(5-phosphoribosylamino)uracil reductase RibD: protein MTDDEQFMTHCLELAQRAWGRTSPNPLVGAVIVREGQVVGEGFHPQAGQPHAEVFALSEAGDLAQGATLYVNLEPCNHFGRTPPCTEAVICAGIQRVVVGMVDPDPRVAGGGITRLQQAGIEVVTGVLVEACQELNEGFLHRVRTGRAFGILKYAMTLDGKIASSTGDSFWITGEPARQWVYHLRSGCDAVITGGSTVRRDNPALTTHGLTTHSPLRVVLSRSLDLPLDAKIWQVDEHCRTLLITSPQVEPPPLLIKQLLSLGVEVLELDPCNPLTVLAELADQGCNTVLWECGGNLAAQAIQAGAVQKVVAFIAPKIIGGVGAPTPVGDVGLTRIQAALSLNRCRWETIGQDWLIQGYLPEVVPATSD, encoded by the coding sequence ATGACGGACGATGAACAGTTCATGACCCACTGCCTGGAATTAGCCCAGCGCGCCTGGGGTCGTACCAGCCCCAATCCCCTGGTGGGGGCGGTGATTGTCCGGGAGGGGCAGGTGGTGGGGGAAGGGTTCCATCCCCAGGCGGGACAACCCCATGCGGAGGTGTTTGCCCTGAGCGAGGCGGGGGATTTGGCGCAGGGGGCGACCCTCTACGTCAATCTGGAACCCTGTAATCACTTTGGCCGTACACCCCCCTGTACGGAAGCGGTGATTTGCGCTGGCATCCAACGGGTAGTGGTGGGAATGGTTGACCCTGACCCACGGGTGGCGGGGGGGGGGATAACCCGGTTGCAACAGGCGGGCATTGAGGTGGTGACGGGGGTATTGGTCGAGGCGTGCCAAGAACTTAACGAGGGGTTTTTGCATCGGGTGCGGACGGGGCGAGCCTTTGGCATCCTCAAGTACGCCATGACCCTGGATGGCAAAATTGCCAGCAGTACGGGGGATAGTTTTTGGATCACGGGGGAACCGGCACGGCAATGGGTTTACCATCTGCGCTCTGGCTGTGATGCGGTGATTACGGGGGGGAGTACGGTGCGGCGGGATAATCCCGCTTTGACTACCCACGGGCTGACGACCCATTCCCCCCTGCGAGTCGTGTTGTCCCGGAGTTTGGATTTACCCCTAGATGCGAAAATATGGCAGGTGGATGAACACTGCCGCACCCTGTTGATCACTTCACCCCAAGTTGAACCGCCGCCTTTACTAATCAAGCAGTTGCTGAGCCTGGGGGTGGAAGTTTTAGAGCTTGACCCCTGCAACCCGCTGACGGTGCTGGCGGAACTGGCCGACCAGGGCTGTAATACGGTGTTGTGGGAATGTGGAGGCAATCTGGCGGCGCAGGCGATCCAGGCGGGGGCGGTGCAGAAGGTGGTGGCCTTTATTGCCCCGAAAATCATTGGGGGGGTAGGGGCGCCCACGCCGGTGGGGGATGTGGGGTTGACCCGGATTCAGGCGGCCTTGTCGTTAAACCGCTGTCGGTGGGAAACCATCGGGCAGGATTGGCTGATCCAAGGGTATCTGCCGGAAGTCGTACCGGCAACGTCGGATTGA
- a CDS encoding UPF0175 family protein, protein MSVVISDEILQASQLTPGEFCQEIALYLFQTGRLTIGYASRLADMPLNAFRQLLKQRKIPLYSYDVEDFELDLKNLQELGRL, encoded by the coding sequence ATGAGTGTTGTCATCTCAGATGAAATTCTGCAAGCCTCCCAACTTACACCAGGCGAGTTTTGCCAGGAAATTGCCCTATATCTGTTTCAAACTGGTCGTTTAACGATTGGTTATGCTAGTCGTTTAGCAGATATGCCACTGAATGCTTTTCGTCAACTCTTGAAGCAGCGTAAAATCCCACTGTATTCCTACGATGTTGAAGATTTTGAGTTGGATTTGAAAAACTTACAGGAGTTGGGGCGGTTGTGA
- a CDS encoding ParE family toxin-like protein, whose protein sequence is MKSATLPSFWSRYAELSSSVRAGARKAYRLWAENPFHPSLHFKCINSEEGIWSVRVTQSHRALGVLAGNTVTWFWIGDHDEYEQFYS, encoded by the coding sequence ATGAAGTCTGCAACGCTACCCTCTTTTTGGTCGAGATATGCAGAATTAAGCAGTTCCGTGAGGGCAGGGGCGCGCAAAGCCTACCGACTGTGGGCAGAGAACCCATTTCATCCATCCTTGCATTTCAAGTGCATCAACAGCGAGGAGGGAATTTGGTCGGTGCGGGTGACGCAAAGCCATCGTGCCCTTGGGGTCTTGGCAGGTAACACCGTGACCTGGTTTTGGATCGGTGATCATGACGAGTACGAGCAATTTTACTCATAA
- the katG gene encoding catalase/peroxidase HPI has translation MGDHSITTSGKCPVLHGGVTTTSRSHQEWWPQALNLDILHQHDTKTNPLGADFNYRSAVKTLDVAALKNDLHALMTDSQDWWPADWGHYGGLMIRMTWHAAGTYRIADGRGGAGTGNQRFAPLNSWPDNTNLDKARRLLWPIKKKYGNQLSWADLIAYAGTIAYESMGLKTLGFAFGRADIWHPEKDIYWGPEKEWLAPTDNPHSRYAGERELANPLAAVTMGLIYVNPEGVDGQPDPLKTAQDVRVTFARMAMNDEETVALTAGGHTVGKCHGNGSAALLGAEPAAADVAEQGLGWINQAPRGIGRDTMTSGIEGAWTTHPTQWDNGYFHSLLNYDWELKKSPAGAWQWEPINPRAEDQPLDVEDPTIRRNLVMTDADMAMKIDPEYRKISERFARDPEYFADVFARAWFKLTHRDLGPKSRYIGPDVPPADLIWQDPIPAGNDNYPIQTVKDKIAASGLSISEMVCTAWDSARTFRGSDKRGGANGARMRLAPQKDWAGNEPARLARVLAVLTGIAADTGASIADVIVLAGNVGVEQAAQAAGVDINIPFAPGRGDATDAMTDAESFAVLEPLHDGYRNWLKQDCAVEPEELLLERTQLMGLTAPEMTVLVGGMRVLGTNHGGSKHGVFTEREGVLTNDFFVNLTDMNYTWEPAGQNLYEIRERKTGQVRWTATRVDLVFGSNSILRAYAEVYAQDDNREKFVQDFVAAWTKVMNSDRFDLA, from the coding sequence ATGGGTGACCATAGCATAACCACCAGCGGCAAATGCCCGGTACTGCACGGCGGGGTTACGACCACCAGCAGATCGCACCAGGAATGGTGGCCGCAGGCACTCAACCTGGATATTTTGCATCAGCACGATACGAAGACCAACCCGCTGGGGGCAGACTTCAACTATCGGTCAGCGGTTAAAACCCTGGACGTGGCCGCCCTCAAGAACGATTTACACGCCCTGATGACGGACAGCCAGGACTGGTGGCCTGCGGACTGGGGGCACTACGGCGGTCTGATGATCCGCATGACTTGGCACGCCGCCGGTACCTATCGGATTGCCGATGGGCGGGGTGGGGCGGGTACCGGGAACCAGCGTTTTGCGCCGCTCAATTCCTGGCCGGACAATACCAACTTGGACAAAGCCCGGCGTTTGCTCTGGCCAATCAAGAAAAAGTATGGCAACCAACTCAGTTGGGCGGATTTGATTGCCTATGCGGGCACAATTGCCTATGAATCCATGGGACTGAAAACCTTGGGGTTTGCCTTTGGCCGGGCTGATATTTGGCATCCTGAAAAAGATATTTACTGGGGGCCGGAGAAGGAATGGCTTGCCCCGACCGACAATCCCCACAGTCGGTATGCTGGGGAGCGGGAATTGGCGAATCCCCTCGCCGCCGTGACTATGGGGCTAATTTACGTCAACCCCGAAGGCGTGGACGGCCAGCCCGACCCCCTCAAAACCGCCCAGGATGTGCGGGTGACCTTCGCGCGGATGGCAATGAATGATGAGGAAACCGTCGCCCTGACCGCCGGGGGGCATACGGTGGGCAAATGTCATGGGAATGGCTCGGCGGCGTTACTTGGTGCCGAACCCGCAGCCGCCGATGTGGCAGAACAGGGTCTCGGTTGGATCAACCAGGCTCCCCGCGGCATCGGTCGCGACACCATGACCAGTGGCATTGAAGGCGCCTGGACGACCCATCCGACCCAATGGGACAACGGTTATTTTCACAGTCTGCTCAACTACGACTGGGAACTGAAAAAAAGTCCGGCGGGGGCATGGCAGTGGGAACCCATCAACCCCAGGGCAGAAGACCAACCCCTGGATGTGGAAGACCCCACCATCCGCCGCAATTTGGTGATGACCGATGCGGATATGGCGATGAAAATAGACCCAGAGTACCGCAAAATTTCCGAGCGGTTCGCCCGTGACCCGGAATACTTCGCCGACGTATTTGCCCGCGCCTGGTTCAAGTTGACCCACCGGGATTTGGGGCCAAAGTCCCGTTATATTGGCCCGGATGTGCCGCCCGCAGACCTGATCTGGCAAGACCCGATTCCCGCCGGGAACGATAATTACCCCATTCAGACGGTCAAGGACAAAATTGCCGCCAGCGGTTTGAGTATCAGCGAAATGGTCTGTACCGCCTGGGACAGTGCCCGCACCTTCCGGGGTTCGGACAAACGGGGTGGAGCCAACGGGGCACGGATGCGGCTGGCTCCCCAAAAGGACTGGGCAGGTAACGAACCGGCACGGCTGGCAAGGGTGTTGGCGGTTTTGACTGGCATTGCGGCAGATACGGGCGCCAGCATTGCGGATGTGATTGTCCTGGCGGGTAATGTTGGCGTTGAACAGGCGGCCCAGGCCGCAGGCGTTGACATTAACATTCCCTTTGCCCCCGGTCGGGGTGATGCCACGGACGCAATGACCGATGCGGAATCCTTCGCCGTGTTAGAACCCCTCCATGACGGCTACCGCAACTGGCTGAAACAGGACTGCGCCGTTGAACCGGAAGAACTTTTGCTGGAGCGCACCCAACTGATGGGGTTGACCGCCCCGGAAATGACGGTGCTGGTGGGCGGTATGCGGGTGCTGGGCACCAATCATGGCGGCAGTAAGCACGGCGTATTCACCGAGCGGGAGGGCGTTTTAACCAATGACTTTTTCGTGAATTTAACCGATATGAACTACACCTGGGAACCCGCTGGTCAGAACCTCTATGAAATCCGTGAGCGTAAAACCGGCCAAGTTCGGTGGACAGCCACGCGGGTGGATTTGGTCTTTGGCTCCAACTCAATTCTGCGCGCCTATGCCGAAGTTTATGCCCAGGATGACAACCGAGAAAAATTCGTGCAGGACTTTGTCGCCGCCTGGACAAAGGTAATGAACAGCGACCGTTTTGATCTGGCCTAA
- a CDS encoding DUF1825 family protein, producing the protein MNFFESEIVQAEAKQIFGDYQDLVQLGGHYGKFDREGKRLYIEQMETLFERYRIFIKRVELSEDFMAQMTVKQLETFLGQFGLTPPQMFAQMEQTLERMKRELEP; encoded by the coding sequence ATGAATTTTTTTGAATCGGAAATTGTCCAGGCTGAGGCCAAGCAGATTTTCGGGGACTATCAGGATTTAGTGCAACTGGGGGGGCATTACGGCAAGTTTGACCGGGAGGGCAAGCGGTTGTACATCGAACAAATGGAAACCCTCTTCGAGCGGTATCGGATTTTTATCAAGCGGGTGGAGTTGTCGGAGGATTTTATGGCGCAAATGACGGTGAAGCAGTTGGAAACGTTTTTGGGGCAATTTGGCCTCACCCCGCCCCAGATGTTTGCCCAGATGGAGCAGACCCTAGAGCGGATGAAGCGGGAACTTGAGCCGTAG